Within the Epinephelus lanceolatus isolate andai-2023 chromosome 22, ASM4190304v1, whole genome shotgun sequence genome, the region GCATGGACAGGATTTATTACCAATGAGTACTTCACTTACTGCTGTTTGTTGCCTCTCATAAACTTCTTGTTCAGTATTGCctcattttacttttttggttcatattttatttattgtgttcgTGTTGTCCAGAGCTGAGAGGAGGCACCAAGTATACAGGGAGTGTCAGTcttgatttattaattttaaaagAGTTTGCTGTCACTAttcttccctctctttttcttttgactCTATCTTTTAGAAAGTGCTGATTGCCTTTGCGTGATGAAGCTCTCGGGCTCCCATGAGCCGTCGCCTTCTCAGCCCCCTGGCATACAAGTTTTGACGTATAGTCTTTTCGGCTGTGTTTGGCCCTCATTCCACATGTGCTCAGTAACTGTGGGTCATGTCTGTTTTGcccattagtttttattaacGCACTCGCCTTTCTTGCTTTGCCTCGGCTGTTCACTGGGGAGAGGTTTTGAATCTCAGTACCTTTTATTTACTCACTGAAATTTGTTTTTAAGCACCAAGAAGGAAAACTGTCAAGTGTTGAAGCTGGCCTTGAATCTCTGGTCAGATTTATACTCTTCTTTATGTATCCTGTCATCAGTTATTTAGAGATTTCTTTCAACGTTTTTCCCCAAAAAATCAGTAACCTTTAAAATTTGAGGGCTTCGAGAGTTTCGTAGAATGGTGTGTTAATATTCCTCAAAGCAAGGCACTGAACGATAATTACCTCAAGTGTCATTTTGGTAGAGGCACCTAAACTCAGGTACTGTATCATAACTAGTTTAAAACAGTGTTACTGTTGACTGCAGTGTAGATAGCACCAGATCTTTGGATAGCATAGCAATGTTTTTGGAgcgaggtgaccatatttggatgagagggtggagtcaACCATAACACAAGCTGCTACCTTGGTTAGCATGTAGCATTGACAGCCTGTGGTCAACTGTGACAGTGCCAATGCTAATTTTCACCAGCGAAAAATAGGTTTAAAACTAGGGCTGTCACTGTGTTGATTTCCAGCACAGATGACAAAGaattctgtctctctgtttttgttgttgttcctgTTTGGTTGCTGATCATCTTATCTCCGTCTTCACCCAGCTGCTGGCCTGTACTACCTTGCTGAACTAATAGAAGAATACACAGTAGCCACCAGTCgaataataaaatacatgatTATGGTGAGTAAGCAGCTATAGATTGATATCATTTCCTTCTGCACTTGTTTTTAAGAATATACTGCAATAAAACATTCAGTTAACAATGTCTGTGCTCTCTttcactgtgtgcatgtgttcagTTCTCGACAGGTGTGCTGGCAGGTCTCTATCTTTTTGAAGGCTTTCCAATGTTGATGGTGGGAGTCGGCCTGTTCACCAACCTGGTGTACTTCGGCCTCCTGCAGACGTTCCCCTACATACTGCTGAGCTCCCCAAACTTCATCCTCTCCTGTGGTAAGTGTGGCAGACACTGGCTTTGGATTATTATCCTGTTTATTTCTTAAAACAGAGCAACTGATATCAGCTTCACCTAAAGGGtaattttggtatttttcaacctggaacctgttttcccttttttgtgtctgactaatgggaacaatcATTCTTGAAATTAGTCCAGTAGTGAGCGAGAGCGCTTCAGctgcgaaacaggctgcaatgtaaccataCGGGACATGTTCGCACCGTCAATTtccatccactaaaagtgtttgtttttgccactgacaggctcatttGTGTccgacaacattatggaaaggatccctacagagatagacctttttgtttaatcaaaAATAGCCCGAAATGGAATCTGGTGAGTTTGGTGGTggcgatttcagggctgtttctggttaaacaaaaaggactgtactctttaacaaaaaggtctatctctgtagggatcctttccataaggTCGttagacacttaaaataacaatctgagcctgtcagtggcaaaaagaaTCAGTTTTAGTTGCCCAAAATTGACGTTGTTCCCATCAgttacttagacacaaaaacgtggaaatagggcccaggttaaaaaatactttagTTACTCTTGAAAGGAACAGTAAGAATAGATGCTCCCAGGTATTTCTATGAAGCTAAAAAATGTCTTCCTTTCATTCAGTCAGCAAAAGACTCTTGTGTGAGAATATTAAGTCGAACCAACACACAgttttcttgtcctgttttaCTTTACCAACATCCTTTCTTCTCCTTTCTCTTCACTCTCCAGTGTTGGTAGTGGTGAACCATTATATGGCCTTCCAGTACTTTGCACAAGAGTATTATCCATTCTCAGAGGTAATTTCATCTCCCATTTATGACAACATGCACTTTGTTTGATATAGTGTTATTTTAGGAATATGGGAAAGATTTTCTTGTCTTATAATCTTGCATTTGGCATTTAGGTGCTGGCGTACTTCACCATCTGCCTGTGGGTGATCCCCTTTGCCttctttgtgtcactgtcaGCGGGGGAAAATGTGCTTCCGTCCACCATGCAACAAGGAGGTGaggcttttctttttgtctctttagcTGTTTCTGATTGGAGCACTGGTAGCAGTTGAGTGCTTAGTATGTTTTATTGGATTCTTTTTATCTTGACAAGTTCTCTTTGAGGAACTGAGGATATTCTTAGATCTCTTACACTTAAACCTTTTTTATGAGGTCAAAACAAGTACATTGAAATTAAAGGAAAACCATGTATTTGTCAGGGAGAGCAGGGCCggctgtgtgttcagtgtgtatgCGTGACAGTAGTGGAATGAATGGAAGACGTTATGCAGGTCACATTATCAAGGTGTAATCAGAGTAGATGGGCTATGTGGAGACACACCTTTGACATAGTGTCCAATTAAACGCTCTCCCTAccttcctctcccctcccaATCAAAGAACAGTTGAGCCTCACTCAGTTGTTCCCAGTTTTCAGTATGTTTGGGACTCTCATGGCCTGAAAACGAGAGCTAGTGTATCTAACCTGAAACAGCTCAATCCAAGAAGCAACGTAAGGAGAAGTACATTCCTCTACACAGAAGGGAGAAGTGGAGTCAATCCCAAAGGAAATGAAATCTGCCCATTCTCTGAATAGTTTTAAGAAACAGCTGAAAAAATGGATGCTGAGTAAGTTAGTGAAACATCCTTTCCAGGACAGTTTTTATGATAGTGTAACATTGATGTTCTTATGTTTGTTAGCTTTTTTATTAGATTAATTCATTTAAAAGTGGGATATAAGTAGCATCAGTAGCATATACATGTCATTCACTATTCCTGCCTGCCTCCTATGGGCTGAGTCAAGCCACGCTGCGCCGATTTGCATTTCCACACAGAGCTGCGCCAGAGATAGACCTTCTccagagtaggtccaaaagccgggCCCTCATGCGGGTAGCGGTGACGTCTCACCGACTGCAGCCAACCCCCAATGACCCCCTTCTCCCCTTCAAACAAGCCGTGTGTGTTGCAAGActcccctcacctctgtctgcaggagccCAGAGTTTTTAAAGCTccctgtgttcagctctcagtgctTTTGTAGCTTCTAGCTGAATCTCTGtagtttggagtttagtttctctcctgcgccCTGTtcttactttagatatctgatttattttactgtttcatgttcactttgAGCTGTATTAGAAgttgaaaactcaacatttccttattttgctgcttcacaataaaactttttacataacaaaaaacAGGGGACTTTAATTGCGAAGAATCTATAGGAAGTGAAATGTGTGATCTCTGAATTAGCGGAACTTTGTTAGAGGCTTTTCTTTAATTAAGACAAGTGTAAAAATACGGCAGGGAGGAAGCGTGAAATCAGAGACAGCCACAgcgagatgttgatgaagagctgcagacaacaggctctt harbors:
- the tex261 gene encoding protein TEX261, which codes for MWFIYLLSWLSLVIQISFVTLAIAAGLYYLAELIEEYTVATSRIIKYMIMFSTGVLAGLYLFEGFPMLMVGVGLFTNLVYFGLLQTFPYILLSSPNFILSCVLVVVNHYMAFQYFAQEYYPFSEVLAYFTICLWVIPFAFFVSLSAGENVLPSTMQQGDDVVSNYFTKGKRGKRSGILLVFSFLKEAVLPSRQKMY